The DNA sequence gagtcatgttcaaagttttagtaatagtcttccgtgtcatcaatggtacagctccagtatatctgagggaaatgtttgtacctactcgacaacgatacagacttcgctcacaaagtgacactaactttaacatccttagacggcgaacaaaactagcagacagatcttTCGcggtcgttggtcccaaatggtggaacgatctgcctagctatctgaaaaacattcagtctgaagccagctttagatcaaaagtgaaaacacatttatttaggcagttttatgaacaatgagtgtagtcttgttaaaatacaaaatattcagaagtggtgtaaaatagtatttatatatgtccaaatctttaaatctaagttctagaatcctgttcatattttgtatgtatatatgttaaatgtgtgttatgtaattgtaaagcgcaatagaatattttatattttttgcgctatataaatgccatgtatttgaaTTTGTATTTGTTCGATCAGTGATGCTGCAAAAACAGCTTTTGATGCCCTCACGCCTATATAAACCCAAGTATTCACagaaacaacatcattttgttgttgGGACAGTCACAAAGATGGCATGCAAAAGAATTGCAAAACGTACAACACCGTTGATCAAGAAACATGGGGCAATGATGCTAGCTTTAGGCAAAGCAAAGCCTCAGTTTAGGAAAAAACTAATCAAGGAAGCGCCTAAAGATCTGATCAACTGTGTGGGGGAGTgctgtcaaaatgttttaaaagggaaTGTATCTCTATCAGAAGCTCAGAAGCGCCAGTTGCATTCAAGGCGTCAACAACTTCGGAACTTGGCAAACAAGAAGATTCCCATCCAGAagaataaacaaattttaaatcagaAAGGAAGATTTTTACCACTGTTAGCTTTTGCGCTAGCACCTGTGCTCAGCAACAGTCTTGGAAAATTGAtagataaaatatgaagaaaatggCCATTGTTCCGTTTAAAATGCTGGAAGAGATGAATCGCTCGAAAGCAGAGCAACAGCAACGTCCAAGATTATCACGTATCCCTGACATCACACAAACACCGGACCTGCAGAAAGACATGGAGTCTGTACTTCATCGAGAGGATTTGTCGGAAAGTGAAAAAGCTCAATTATACGAGCAAACGTTACAGAAATTTCAACCGGCTCATTAAAATGGAGTGCAACGGAAAACCTATTTCTGGATCTAATATGATTGATTTAGTCAATGATGTCCTAAGACAACGTAAAGGATCCAACCCCAGAAGAATGCAAGAATTTTCTCGAGGTCTGAGAGAATCTAATGTCCCTCAGGAATATGTTGGCAACAGACAGCGCTGGTTATGGATGCACAGAGACGGGTCCGAGTATGAAGAGATGAATATTTTGAGACCAGTTCCTACTTACCACCTACACCAGCTAAGTCTATAAAACGTGAACCCAGAGCTTCAACGTCCCAGTCGTGGGAGGCTTATTAACATGGACAGTAAAAAGGAGGTAGTGCTTCATAAAATTTACTACGATCCAAAACATCCTGCAAGATTTTCGGGCGTACAAAAACTGTATCGGTCAGCTCAAAAACAGATCAAATCTCTATCTTTAGATCAAGTCAGATCATGGTTGCAGGAGCAGAAAACCTACACGTTGCATAAACCTATTCGTCGAAAATTTAAAAGACGTCAAACAAAGGTGGGAGGTATTGATCATCAGTGGCAGGCGGATTTAGCAGATTTACAGAGGTTAATGAAAGACAATGATCAGTTTCGTTATTTGTTGTGTGTCATTGATGTGTTTTCAAAATACGTTTGGGTTGTtccaatttataataaaacaggtCAAACTTTGATTCAAGCGTTTGAGTCTATTTTGAAAACTTCAGGTCGATCCCCAAAATCCTTGCAAACTGACAAAGGGtctgaattcaaaaataaagactttcaaaagttttcaaagtccaaacatattcattttttttcactgcagaaaatcctgaaactaaagcaaacattgttgaaatattttaaagaagtttGAAAAGTCGCATGTGGAAGTATTTCACACATGAAAAAACGCGACGTTACATCGATATTTTAGATGATTTGGTTCATGCCTACAATCTAGTTTTCATCGAAGTATTCAAACGACACCCACATCGGTCACTGAAAAAAACAGAACCTGAAGTATCACAACTCTTGTTTggatcaaaaacaaaatcaaaaccaaTCTCGGTCAAAGTGGGTGATTTAGTTCGCATCAACAAAACAAAGCGAACTTTTGATAAAGGGTATCTCCCAAACTGGACCAAAGAATTATTCAAGGTCATTCACATTCGCCGTTCTTTGCCACCAACTGTTCAGTTAGAAGATTTGGGTGGGGAAAAAATTGAAGGACCcttttatttgcctgaaattcagaCTATAAAAGACAAAGATATTTACGAAATTGAATTAGTCCTTGCTCGTCGCACAAGGAAAGTGGGTGGaaaaataatcaaagaaattaaagtTCACTGGGAAGGTTATCCAAAGAAATTTGATAGTTGGATTAcagaaagtcatttggtataaaAGACACTACATATTGACAGGATGTCTCAGTCAGATTCGCCTAGCGTGGAGGTGGCAGACAATACTACGATGCTTTGTAAAACTCGTGAACCAAAAAATCGACTCACTTACATGTCACagatttttgccatttattttgtgCTGGTGGTTTCCATCATTCAACTCTGTCTGAAATCTGAAGATAGGATTTGGTTAATTCTGCTCAGTAGCACACTTGGTTACATATTACCTACCCcaggtttaaaattcataaagcaACCTACGTTGCAAAACCTAGCAATTGGTCACCAACGATGAATTCGTTTTACATAAAGGTGCTCAGTGACAGCTCTATGACCATGTTTTCTAACAATACCCAGAGTGAATTCAGGACAAAATTACCCAAACCCATTTATGTCAATAAAGATGATTATGAAATGGCTTTGGTCGAACTCATCATTCcttttcaaattgtcaatgtGACAAAAGAggaatttcaatttcaaattggtACAACCCATGCTAAACTAGGCAAGGAATTAAGTAAATCTCCTTCCAGCAAATGTAGGAAAATCAATGATCAGTACACGTTTCATTGCTGTATCAAATCTGGGGTATATTCTTCCCCAGAGCATCTCATTACTGAAATCGACAATACTATTCAAAAGAACTGGaagacatttttcataaaatgtccATAGTGTTTCATATAGGTTATTCCCAACCAAGGAGACGTATCAAATTCAATACCGATACACAGCATATGGGTATACATTTCCATCCTAGTTTATTACTTAAGCTAGGGGGAAAAAGTCAACATCTGGGAGATTTTATCCAGGGGATGGAAATCATTTTCCTTACGGTGTGGATTTGAATGTGGGCActaatcatttattcatttattctgatCTGGCAGATTTTACTTTGGAGATATTACTTGGAGATATTGAGGCACCAATCCTTCGTGCGGTTCCATTTGAACCGAGCAAGAAAGATTCAAATCATGTTCACGAAGAATTTGTCAATTTGCATTATGTCCCAATCTCCAaatccagttttgatgaaataggTATAAATATAAGGGGTGACACTGGACAAACCGTTCAGTTTGTTGGTGGCAAGTCTATGGTGAAGTTGCATTTTCGAAAGAAATCACGACTAAACTTATGATCACAATGTATCCCGTGTATCGTGGTGTTCCTCGCCACTACGGTCACGGACTTGGGTCTATCTTTCAATCAGCTATCAAAACAACATCTCCTTTGGTGAAACCCATGGTTAGATCAGCACTTAGGGCCATCAAACATGAAGGCCTGGGTGCAGTCAAGGATATCATGTTAGGAAGAAATCCAAGAAAGGTGATAAAGTCTCGTGGAGTGAGGGCGTTGAAGTCTGTTGGAAAAGCAGCAGCTTTATCCTTGGGAAAATCTTTGATCAACACTATAAAAGGTTCAAAACCAAGGCGTCGTCGTCAGTACTCATTCCGACATCGTGGAAGAAGGGTGGTGGCGATACCGCAACGTGGTCGTGGAAAAAAACGTTCACAAAGAAAATCTAGACCTCTTGATATTTTCGACTGAAATAAATATGATGCAACACGGTTCTTGCGAGTGTAGCTAAACGGATCTTGATGTTTCTGCTGTACATTCAATCATGTCAGCCATGCAAGATGGACAATGGACGGAACATTACCCGATTTCGGCTCTGAATAATTCAGCGCCAATCGAATTTATTATTCCTCCACAAACGGAAAAATGGACAGATTCGAATCAGTCCTATTTGTACATCAAATTCAAAGTGACTAAGGCTGATGGAACAGACCTGGAGGCTGCCACTGAAACTTCTGTGGTCAATAACTTTTTCCACAGTAAGTTCAGTAGCATTGATCTGTATTTGAACAATAAACTGACttcgaccaacacacacacacacctatcCGTACAGAGCCTACATTGAAAATCTCTTATCCTACAACAAAGAATGTAAAAACACACAACTGCGGGCGTTTGAACTCTGGGGTAAAGATACAAGCACTCATATGCAGGCTAATACACGAGCTCGAGCTAATAGCAGATGGAAAGACCGCCGAACTCGTATTGCCGAAAGCAAATCCTGTGAACTCATTGGAAGATTACATCTGGATTTATTCCTACAAGAGAAATACCTCCCCAATGGAATTGAAATACGCCTCAAGTTGAACAGAGCCTTACCCAACTTCTGTCTCATGGGTACAGCCGAAGGAAAAAAATGATATCCGGCGATTAGGATTCAACGTGAGGACGGTTGATTTGCTTCCTGTGGTGGCCAACGATTTGAATCAGGCCATTAGCCAGCATAACATGAAGATCCCAATACGACGCGCTGTAGTGAAAACATTCACGATCCCCGATGGACAGAGATCTAAAATTGATGATCATTTGTTTCTTGGACAACTTCCAAAACGACTCATCATTGGTATGGTGAGAAATGCAGATATGAATGGAGATCCTGCCACCAACCCGTTTGATTTCGGACATTTCCAATTGTCTAAACTAGAAGTCAGTATCGACATTCACAACAAAGCCTTCCAACCAGATTTTGAAAATGGAGAATGTATGCGATCCTGCATGTCACTCTACCAGGCAACAGGACCTCTCGGACTCAACAGGTCGATTGGATTGGCTATGACAGAATATAAAAGTGGCTACACTCTCTGGGGATTTGATCTCACCGCAGATCAAGCTTGTGAGGAAGGTCAACTTCAGCCTATAAAAACGGGGAACCTGAGAATAGATCTTCAGTTTGCACAACAACTTCCTAGCGTCGTTAACGTGATAGTGTACGCAGAATTTGACAATCAAATTGAAATCAACGGTATGAGAGAAGTCGTCACAGATTATTAAACATGGATGGTCATGCCTATGCCAGACAACTCAGAGAAGATGCTGAGAAAGTGAAATATCACGAaccgatatttaaaagaaaactgaagCATATGCGAAACAGCATAAACGAATGTGTTGTGGACGAACTTCAAACACTCATCTTCGATGAAGTACATAAGTACTGTTATGGATGTATTGTGGATCATCCAAGTCAGTTACAGCATCAACTGTGTTTGTTCACATCTACGGACGAGTGGGTGGAGTTGTACATTGAAAAAGCTCTCAATCAACTGAATCTCTACAATGTCATGGAAAAATGGTATCCAAAACTAGAGCTCATGGACGTGCATGGCAATGAGAAAGTACAAGCCATGCATATGTGGGTAAATATAAGGGACAAGTTAGCCCGTCATCAACCAGATCCACAGGAAAGCTGGATGAGTATATGGGCAGATCGAGTGAAAGACGCCTGGAATCATGAATGCCCATGAACTTCAATGCATCTTGGATAAATCGTTTATATTGAGAACACTCAATGGAGAAGTGTGTCCTAAGGATCATCTACCGAAACAGAAACCCTGTCATGTGAAAGCTTACATAGTAAACACACATGAACATTGGGTGGCTATTTACTTCAGAGAAAATACAGCCATCTGCTTTGACTCTTATGGATTACCACACTTAGAGAAAGCTATTCGACCCTTCTTGGACGACAATACTCGAAGCTGGACTAAGAACAACATACGATTTCAAAGTGGAAGCAGTGCCACGTGTGGTGTTTACTGCATATTTGCTTTGGACGCTTTAGTCAGAGGATATGATTTACAGACTATATTGGCTATCAAATTTCGTTCAGAGCCAAGATACTGGCATCTCAGTGACAAAAATGTAGGAACTTGGTTTAAACAGTTCTATCGACACTTGTATGCAAAAGATAGATCACTAGCTAAACCTGAACATTGTCAGTGTTATACAACAGATCAATCTGATAAACTTTCTTTAGCTTTGTTTAAATTGCATGTGTTAGACCATGATTATTTGTATCCTTAATGTTCGTTGTTATTTCAGttacttgttcaataaaaaatgtgttatttttccCTATCTAGGGGTAGTAGTAAAGGTGCCATAACCCCAACCCTAAAAAAAGACCAGTAGTCCTGGTCTTTTTCAGCTTAGCCATGTAGATGTTGGTCCTCCATGTAAGATCAAATCTCACTGGCTAATGATTCTCAATCCGGTCCGCGCGATCCCTTTATAAGCAAGTACATTGGCCTACAGTTCATCATTCGTTCACAATGCAGTTCATTGCCGAGCAAATTGAGGAGCTACAACAACTTGAAACCAGAGCTGCTGTTCTTCAGAACAGTATCCTCAATACACTTAGGAGGGAAGAAGAGGGGTGGAGTGACACCCAACGAAGAACGAATGAGGCGTTAAGGATCATCCGATCCTTAACAGAAAGAGAACAGTGGGGACGGGCAGAAAGGCAAAGAATGGAGGAGAGATGCATGGGTGGTTAGGGTTCACCCTTATGTCCAAAGGGCCCCGGCTGATAGCACCACTGAGTAGAGATGCTACTTAGAAACGCAACGGCCCTTTTCAGGGCCACTCCATTTCTTTTACGAAAGAAAGTACATTTTCTCTTATTGTCTACTTGTAAAGTTTTATAGTACCCTAAGTGGTGATCTGGTACCCTGGATGGTGATCTGGTACCTGGATGGGGGTGGTCCGGTACCGGTGGATGGCGGTCCCTAGCAACGGATGGGCTGGATGATGATCTGGTACCTAGCAACAAGCAGCTTGATGATCCGGTACCGGTACCAGATCATCAGCCTTTACTActaagggcgctatataaatctggtataataataataataacatgagtAGTTTGAGGAATATCGCTTTTTAGTCACTCTGACCCATTTGACCTTTAACCCTTGGTCAGAAATTGAttgcatgtaaaataaaatttaaacgtgGAACCCtaaaaattaattacaattaccctacctgcatcagcaAAAAACCTTTTTGGAAGAGACGCTAATTGCTCTttgattccaggtaatgcttttaactgactcaattcttctttttgactttctattccttctgtaattggtttataaatggTCCGTGGGcgaaggccaaaaaaaaaaaaatgaaagtcgtaacccagaaattaggcaaaggttgagctaaaCCATGATGTTAAATTACCATTCAGGAAACTTTAGGGTTGATGTCGGTCTGAGCAACATgtaagtaaaatttaatgacgattttaaaaacgttggttTCTAATGAGTACAATTTAGCATTGCATAGGGATAACTCTGATTTGGatgatgaaaaagaaatttatgagttttcttataataaatctgatcttttaatgcctgaaataatcaataagTTACTTTGGTTGTCGAATAATGCTACGCTATGCTAtgtactgaataaaatgtaaaaactagGGGCtgatgtaccccacccacattagtacatatacttaTGCGGGAAATCATAAAGAACGtttaatcctttataaaggaacaaAACCCTCGTGtttacaataaaagaaacaaaaagaataaataattaaatgaaaaattagaTACCTTTGTACCTTAATGCCAGTTGGCCAAACCTACAGTTTGTGTTTCATTTCTGGACGATATGCATACTGATAGACATATTCTGTGCTAGTGGAGaagaaatgatgaaagtattgcaaagGCTGATACGACTGCAATATATTCAAGGAAGTTCCCAATGGGGAACATCAAAAGGGGAGCAGATTCAacaatataagtctttattcatGATGACTGCTATTTCAAACTAATCCGAAATAattatacatatgagttaatgcCATAAGGTTTtcatattttgatgactttaattCTCTGCTATGCTAGCTAAGGTATATTAGTAGTCATTATGTGCGTAGTAAATCAAATTTTCCAACCTTTATGTTTGATTATTTAGTTACACAGATTATTAAAATTAAGactttccaaatttccaaaataaCTGCCTTAAATTTGATGAAACATGTACATATGAAAGCGGTATAGCTCTTTAAAagtcaaagctattgatttaaacatgttacacaggattttaccgctcacaaaatCCCCACTGAAATCCGTTACAAGTACAAATATTGAGGAGCTACTTTTGTTcaaatattcagtattataaaacaaaccaaataagtttTCAAGatattgaagtttggttattcaGATAAATCTAATAAAGATACGGTATTGTCATTTTAAAACTGGCCACCagaaataagtttgcaaacatacaaaTGGATACGATCTAAGTAAGAATTGCTGTTATAGAAGTCATacgattttgtcaaaataattttgattgtaAACTACGTTACTAAGAGCTCTTTCCCGTATTATCAcgatggcgccattttcaaaatgcataccGTAAAGGACATTTcaataatatgatttaaatgctgcttttatTTCCCTTAAAACTGAACATGTTACActgaattttcattcaaaggattttgaatatAGCtacaatgtaattttaatttgtatcagaatggctgcctgatagatgttacattaTATATAGTGTATCCTAGTAAAAAAACGAGAAATGGAGAATCGAACATTGAATCAAGTTGTCACTTTCTGTTAAAAGTCAGTGAAAAAGGATCATTGTACAATCAAATAGTTATGTTTTCCTACACATCTGAAAGaatttacaaaatagaaaaaagtggaaatttcacaggtcgctcaacacgacaaaaacgaaatgttgcaggctcggtttgattgagcctgttcatggacggtagtggaaatgcatgctagcGTCCACGCCAGTATATGTGTAAAcgcaaattgtatttttttacctGTTACAATCAGCTAAGTACTTAAAGGGCAAAGCCTAACCCGATTACACAAAAAGAAATGTGCATATACAAATCTAAACCTATATCAAAACAATCTATGCAAGTCCTGGAATCAAGAGGTTGTGCTTCCTATCTGTTTGTCGTTTGGTCGTATGAGTAATACTATttggtatttttgtaattaatatttcAAGTAACGTAGGTTTCGAATCATTTTAAGATGTAGCTTAAATATATCTACGAAATAAAACACTTTAGGTAtcggacccgtaatagagtacctcctttttgaagagtattcaattccaaccataaacctactttgactgcaattttcagagggccgtaggttcaagccctactgggaccaaacattttttttcatattttcctttcttttctagtaagtttttgcttctttcaagacttatttaTGGATGTTTAGTACAAcagtggaaaaaaaatcattttatatgcGATTTCATGATGTTCAAAGTGGATTTACTGAAGTtaaacatcttttaaaatattgagttacatgcggtaaaagttctctattttgctttcattctttagataacaaattgtggaagaaatgcaggtaggttttacttctgccccaaagttatttttaaacaaactgagcaaaattcaaaacggacgtacaggattcgaccttaattttacaatgttggagttagaattctgtctcattaaatctgtttacttgagacaccctagaaTAAAtggtatttaaagttttatttgttgttttatacttgtttagcaacagtttgatgtttcttttatcaaaattaatgctgtaatgaattatctgcacacgttttagatagtggacatcacattgaaatttgccTCTATTTTAGCTGAATGAAATACCATAGATTATATAAAATTTAcgaaaaaacggcacggtaaaagttgtttaaaatttgcaagacagtgcaaaacatggtcaactttaagaatataccaagcaaatgccatttttaaaacattactattaggtgTCCAATACCTTAACTAGTTTTTACAAGTATGTTATATAGACATTAAGGCACCACTGGCGTGTTCCAAAGAAATGGCGTAGACTAAAGTGTGTACATATGCATCTATGCATGTATGATGAACATATTCTAATACTGAGACCAACAATGACTTCTAGCAATCTCTCACATCAAACTTTAGAGTATAAttctgtcatatggtgtacattTATGTTAGAATGTATCTTCTTGTatagttctgaaacatacgttaccggcTTTTTGATAAAGATAGTTACTGTCTAGTAACATAATGTTTTAAACACAGTTCCATACCGAGGAAATCTatatgtaacagttgaaatacaccATCTTTTTAATGAACTATagtgtttgtttgtatttgttaatagcttgtttttcttatagtctcgtctaataactttttctattctaaaaacctcttgtttagtaggtaaaataTCTTGCTCataaatgaaccctgaattatttcattatttaaatctttaatagtgtatgttctgggagtTGTGTTATTAGTTCCATAAATTATAGATATTTACTCTGTCCAGTTTGATGtatatcttttttcaaaatgCACCTTGCTTAAGCGAACTCAGTAACAAAGTTTGTATTTAGTTTTAATGGCTAGTTTTACAActaatgttttgcaatatttctccaaatgtttttgatttagtgttatttaagttggaaagcattttctTGTCACATGTATCTTTTTTACaacactgtcatagcaaaagtcatgggtCTTGCATGCTGCGTcaagttcattaacaggaggtcaaTTATCTAAaagatttcctggcccacaatagttatatcctagGAATGTGAAACCTTTCTTTGGTAATAAATGTAACATTGCTTTATAAAAATCTAAATtacctcctgtacttttaacaaactttgatttcattcttccacaagatgaacaggtagccattatcatttttatccccttttttgctgtaacataatggggatttatattatcagtaaattttctttctttcaaacaatatattttattctgtcaactcatctatatcaaatgtattaaaaccttttttatttttattgggtTCAAAACCTGTGAGTTTTTTAGATTGGTCGGCATTGGTCACTTTGAGCCAAGGGCTGAAGGTCAAATGAGGTCATAGTGGCTCAAAAACACTATTCTTTATACTACTAACAtgacaaacaaagaaaaatatcaaacaggtaatgccacgtaccaaaaacgaaaacaagtacttttaaacaataagTATAACGAAAagcaggtgatattattgcaacatttgaCTCActcttttgacatttgacctttgatattatggctGACCTTTAATGTTCCGAAATTGTATATGCATATTAGACATTttctaacatttatacattaa is a window from the Mercenaria mercenaria strain notata chromosome 7, MADL_Memer_1, whole genome shotgun sequence genome containing:
- the LOC128558363 gene encoding uncharacterized protein F54H12.2-like; its protein translation is MSAMQDGQWTEHYPISALNNSAPIEFIIPPQTEKWTDSNQSYLYIKFKVTKADGTDLEAATETSVPKEKNDIRRLGFNVRTVDLLPVVANDLNQAISQHNMKIPIRRAVVKTFTIPDGQRSKIDDHLFLGQLPKRLIIGMVRNADMNGDPATNPFDFGHFQLSKLEVSIDIHNKAFQPDFENGECMRSCMSLYQATGPLGLNRSIGLAMTEYKSGYTLWGFDLTADQACEEGQLQPIKTGNLRIDLQFAQQLPSVVNVIVYAEFDNQIEINGMREVVTDY